The Phormidium sp. PBR-2020 DNA segment AGCCAACGCCTCTTTCAAAATCGGCATAAACTCCTCCGTAGACGTGACACGATAGCCCTTCAACCCCATGCTTTCAGCAAACTTCACAAAATCCGGGTTGCCGAACTCAATAAACGAAGCTCGTCCATATTGAGCCTCCTGCTTCCACTCAATCAAGCCATAGCCCCCATCATTAAAAATAATGGTGACAAACGGGGTTTCCGTGCGCAGAGCCGTTTCCAACTCCTGGCAATTCATCATAAAGCCTCCATCCCCCGTAGCCGCCACAATCTTGCGATCAGGATGAACCAGCTTAGCGGCGATCGCCCCCGGAATGGCAATCCCCATAGCCGCAAACCCATTCGAAATCAAACAGGTATTGGGACGTTCACAGTGATAATGGCGAGCAATCCACATCTTATGGGCCCCCACATCAGAAATCACCACATCATCGGGCCCCATCACCTGACGCAAATCATAAATCAACTTCTGGGGCTTAATGGGAAACTCATTATCATTGGCGTGCTGCTCGTAATCCTGGCGAATGTCATCCCGCAGGGAGAGGGCATGGGGAGTGGGCTTACTGGAGCGATCGGAGCGGCGTAAAATCTCATCGAGGGAGTCGGTGATATTGCCCACCACTTCCACCAGCGGGATATAGCTGCTGTCGATTTCCGCCGAATCCGTGCCAATATGGACAATGGGAATTTCCCCTTTAGGGTTCCATTTCTTGGGAGAATACTCAATCAAGTCATAGCCAACCGCAATCACCAAATCCGTGTTGTCAAAGCCACAACTGATATAATCCCGCTGTTGCAGCCCCACCGTCCAGAGAGCCAGCGGGTGGGTATAGGGAATCGCCCCCTTGCCCATAAACGTATTCGCCACCGGGATATTTAAGCGAGTGGCAAACTCCGTCAGCGCATCACTGGCATCATCACGAATCGCCCCATTCCCCACCAGAATCAGAGGGTTATTGGCGCGGGAAATCGCCGTCGCCGCATCATTGAGACTCTTATAGGAGGCGTAGATTTTGTCCTGGCGATCGCACTTGAGGGGTTCTCCCTCTACCGGCATCTCTGCGATGTTTTCGGGCAAATCAATGTGAACCGCCCCCGGCTTCTCTTGTTGCGCCCGTTTGAAGGCTTTACGGACAATCTCGGGAGTATTACTCGGGCGAACAATCTGCGAGTTCCATTTGGTGACGGGAGCAAACATCGCCACCAAATCCAAATATTGATGGGATTCAATGTGCATCCGATCCGTTCCCACCTGTCCGGTAATCGCCACCAAGGGCGCACCATCGAGGTTCGCATCCGCTACCCCCGTCATCAGGTTCGTAGCACCGGGGCCGAGGGTGGACAGACAAACCCCGGCTTTCCCCGTTAAGCGTCCATAAACATCGGCCATAAAGGCTGCACCCTGTTCATGGCGGGTGGTGACAAACTGAATCGGTGAGCCTCGCAGGGCTTCCAGGACTTGCATATTTTCTTCGCCGGGTAAGCCGAAGACATATTTTACGCCCTCATTTTCCAGACATTTGACTAAGAGTTCCGCAGTGTTCATTAAGACCCCTTGCGTTGCGTTGAAATGACTTGAGACAGACGCGATAACAGGTGTAAGACGATACTTCCAAGATAGTCCTTTTAGGCAAATTTATCAGCCTAGACTAACTGGGAATCCATCTTATTGGCTGATGACAACGGTTTTAATGTTGACAAATTCTTGAATACCCTCAAGGGCGAGTTCCCGGCCATAACCGGATTTTTTAATGCCACCAAAGGGGAGCCGAGGGTCTGATTTGACCATCCCGTTAATGAAAACAGCCCCCGCCTCCAATTCGCTGATGAATTGTTGCTGTTCCGGTGCGACAGTAGTCCAAGCACTGGCCCCTAGGCCATAGGGGACGAGGTTGGCCAGGGCGATCGCCTCGTCAATGCTACTGACGCGAAACAGCAGGGCAACGGGCCCGAAGAGTTCTTCGTGATCAGCGAGAGTCCCTGAGGGAATATCGCTGATGAGGGTGGGGGGGTAAAAGTTCCCGGGCCCTTCAGGGAGTTCACCCCCTAGGCGCAATGTTGCCCCCTCTTTGAGAAGCCGTTGCACCTGTTGATGTAACTCATCGCGAATCCCTGGGGTAGCCAGGGGACCGAGATCCGACTCAGGAGAAAGAGGATCGCCGAATTTTAAGGCCTCTAGTTTCGCTAGGAAGCGCCTTTCAAATTCTTCAGCGATGGACTCGTGCAGGATAAAACGTTTGGCAGCGATGCAGGATTGCCCGGAGTTCAGCATTCGGGCGGTGACGGCGGTACTGACGGCCAGTTCCAAGTTGGCACTGCCCATAACGATGAAGGGGTCACTGCCGCCGAGTTCCAGGACGGTTTTTTTGAGGTTTTTACCCGCTTCCTGGGCTAAACTCATCCCCGCCCCCTCGCTGCCGGTGAGGGTAGCCGCTTGGATGCGATCGTCGGCCAGGAGTTGGGGGACGCGATCAGCCCCCACGAGCAAGGTTTGGAAAGCGCCACTGGGGAATCCCGCTTCTACGAGGATCGATTCAATAGCCAAGGCGCATTGGGGGACGTTGGAGGCGTGTTTGAGCAACCCCACATTGCCCGCCATGAGAGCGGGGGCAGCAAAGCGGAAGACTTGCCACAAGGGGAAGTTCCAGGGCATGACCGCCAGAATTGCGCCTAGGGGATGATAGGCTGTGTAACTGAAGGAAGCATCCGTAGGAACCGGGCGATCAGCGAGAAACTCGGCAGCGTTATCGGCGTAGTAGCGGCAGACGAGGGCGCATTTGTTGACTTCGGCCACGGCTTGGGCGATGGGTTTGCCCATTTCTAGGGTGATGATTTCCCCGAAGGCTTGGGCCTCTCGTTCGAGGATATCAGCGGCGTTCTGGAGCCAGCGCGATCGCTGCACCATCATGGTATGGCGATATTGGTGAAAGGCGCGATCGGCCCGTTCGAGTTTCTGTTCGAGTTCCGCGTCACTCAGGGGAGTGAAGGTTTTGAGGGTTTCTCCTGTGGCGGGGTTGATGCTGGCAATGCCCATAAGTCTGTTCGTATCCTGTTCGCGTACGGGGCGATCGGTCGGGGCGATCGCCCATCATCTATCCCAGGTCGACTGGGGATGTCCGGAGGGGCGATCGCGCTCTTGAGTGATCCCATTGTCGGTTCAGGACGCGGGACGTTTCGCAAAATTGTTACAAAACGACAAGTTGTTATGAGTTACGGACTTGAGCGAATCTTTTAGATTTTAACTAGCTCTTAACTAGCTCTTAATCGATTGAAGTCGTCTCATGAGGGCAGAACGATTGCTATAGTCGCTTTTGAGCTGCTCGAAACGCTGACGAAAGACGGGTAACTGCCCCTGGTGCTTCGCTAAGTCCCGCAAGTCTCGCAGCAATTGTGTCGCCTCGTCGTAGGCGTAGCCCTGTTTGCGCCCAATCAAATACAGTACGCGCTCCCAAGTTTGCTCAGCCTTCGGTGCCAGGTCTTCTAACTCTTTGATGCGCTGCTTTTTGGCTGCCTCTTTCTCCTTTTGTTTGCGTTTAACCTCCACCTCCTCGGAGAGCGCCACCAGTTGCGAAAAATGCCGCCGTTCTTGGTCTGAGTCCGGTCGCGAGGCGGAATGCTCTCCCGCTAACGCCTTGAGCCGGTTAATCAATTGCCGATCAACATGGGGTTCTCGCCGCACCAGTTTCAGCAAAAATTCCTGGCGTTCTGCCTCAGTGAGTCGGGGGAGTAGCTCTTCCAACTCCGGGGCCGGGGCGGGCCGCTGGCTCGGGCTGGCCTCAGCGGCGGCGGCGACCAAGTCGGGGTCTAACTCGACTAACTCGACAAAGGTGTTAAGGGACGGAGTTAGTTGCTTCAAGTTGGGGGGCAGTGGCGGCTCAATTGGGTCTTCATCACTATAATATTTGGTCAGTGCCAGATAGACTCGTAACCAAGCCAGATACAGAACTCGCAGGTCACCGGCCAACAGGTCATCGCGCAGGGGCAAGAGCCGGGGCAGCCAGCCCTCCCCTTCGATCCAATTCATCATCCCATCTTCTTCCCGAATATCAATGTTAAGAATCAGGTGGTCGGATGTGGTGGAGACGGCGATCGCATCCTCAATTTCATAGGGTTTAAACCACTCTGGGTCAACTAAGGCTTTAGGCAAACGAAACATCACCTGCCAGGTTCCCCAGTTGGCAATGTAGAGCATTGCGTCAAAATACTTGGCTAATAGGGCCTCGGGGTCTCCGCGAAAGTCGCCATAGTTGTAGAGAAAGCAGGCCCTGTGCGGGGTGATTTGCGCTCGACTCGACAGGTTTTGCAGGGTTTTCTGCTCTTGGGGGGTCAGGGGGCGATCGAGCGCCTGAAATTCGTAGTACTGATATTCACTCATGGATGTTGATCGTAAAAGCTAGGCGAAATCGGACAAAACACTGGGGAGAAGAAGGCATAACTCCCCCCCAACCCTACTCGCCTCTAGAGTTGTGCAAGTCTCTTTTTCCAATAGGTTAGCCCTGGATGATCGGAACCGATGCCGTCCCACATTTGCAACCAACCCCGAGCTTTATCGAGTTGGTCTTGTTCGACCAATAGATGCAGATAGACATCAGCAAAGGCATTAAATTCAGAGGTATGGAAGCGATCGCGGGACAAAACCGGAGTGATCAGGGCCTCTGCGGCTTCAATATCACCCTCACGGATATAGCGCTTGGCTTTCGCGCAACGGGCAAACAAATAGTCAGGGAACCGCTCGAACGACTCATCAATCAGGCGATCGGCTTCAGCTCGACGGCCTTGCAAAATATAGGCTATGGCCAAATTGTTGTACAGATCGGGTGCGTCGGGTTCAATTTCTAAGGCCTCCTTGAGCAACGTTTCTGCTTGAACAAAAATAGCGACGCATTCGGTCCACCTCGCCGAACGGCAGGTGGGGGTCAAGGAGCCGCCGAGCTCAAAGCCTTGGGGTATCATACCGTTATGGCAACAAAGAAACCCACATCAATCATCCGTACAGACAAATGGAATCTTAACCCGACAGCCAGGCAGCGAGTTCTGTTGAGCCAAACGGTTAAGGTCTACCGTCGTGTCTGTCGGCATTTGATGGGGATTCTCTTAACCCATTGGCCATCTCTGGGAACGTTATCGAATCAAAAACGGGTTCTAGCTATTGAGAAACTCATTCACCAAACCGCGAAGAACCCTCAGCCAAAATACCGGCAATTTGACCAGACCTTTTACAAATTCCCCAGCTACTACCGAAGAGCCGCCATTGTGTTTGCCGCTGGCCAAGTCAGTAGCTACATGACCCGGTATCGGGAATGGCAATCGGGGACTCGTCAACGTCGGGATGCCAAACCTCCAGGCCTCAACCCAAACAGTGGCTGTTATCCCACCTTGTATAAGGGTCAATGCTATAAGCTGCATGGGTACGACCGCATCGAAATCAAGGTCTTTAACGGAACCGATTGGGTTTGGACGACTGTTCAAATTACAGGCCGACGAGAACGGCACACCGTAGACAGCAACAAGCTGCTGTCGCCCTCCCTGATTTTTAATGAGGAGAAGAGGACTTGTCACCTATCGGTTCCCTTTGAGTGCCATCCACCCCAACGGGAGGGATATGGCAATGTGGTGAGTGTTGACCTGGGTATCAACACCACCGCTACCGTTGCAGTTGTAAATTTTGACGGCACTGTAATCCACCGGGAGTTTATTCATCCGGGGAGAGACATAGATTGTCGAGATAAGCGACTGAAATCGGTATCCAAACGAGCAAGTAAGACAATGGGAAAAGGTGGACGTCTCCAAAAAGGCTTCTGCTCCCATACCTATCGCAAATGCCGTAACATCAACCGCCAAATTGGGCAGATTGTCTCGAAGCGTATCGTGCAGATTGCCCGACAATTCCAAGCCGATGCCATTGTCTTTGAGAACCTCAAAGGATGGAAAGCCAAAGGAGGACGAAAACGGTCTAACCTTCGCCAACGCTTTCATGGATGGCTCAAGGGTATGATTCGAGAGTTGACCGAGATGAAGTGGCAAGAAATGGGCGGTCAGGTCATTGATGTCGTTGCTGCTTATACCTCAAAGCTGGCTTATGACGGCAGTGGAGTAGTGCGGCGCGACTCCAAAAACTATGCGCTGGCTAAATTTTCCTCGGGCAAGCGATACAATGCAGACCTCAATGGGGCGCTCAATATTGCTGCCCGAGGGATTCTTCAGCTCACTCGCCTTCATGACAGTGAGGAACGTTCGAGCCAACGTTCTCGACGTTCGCCTAGAAGCTGGGCTTGTTTGTGTGACCTGTGGACTAGCACAGTCTCAGGTTAGCACTGACACCCCCACCTCGCCCAAGGCAGGTGGGGTGAGCTTCATTCGCTGCCTCTTTGGTCTGTTGACGAAGATTTGGGATGGCCCGATTGAGGAGTTTTTTCACGGCTTTTGGGTGATAAGTCGCCGGTTCGGGAGAAATTTCATACCCCGCTACAACCAGCTCACGCCACTCACCCTGAATCCAGAGGGTAACTTTATCTTTTCGAAGCAGACCGGCTCGGGTGGCGATGGAGGCGGCCCGATTGCGCATCGAATCGCTGCCGTTTTGACCCAGGGCAAAGTCTTTGATAATCTCCAGGACTTCCGGGGTCTGAAGCTGTTGGGCCATGACCACACCAAATTCTTGCCCTAGGGGGCCTCCCCGCTCCATAATGCGGGGTAGCTTCGTTAAGAACTCGGGATGACGCTGAAAAAGTTGTCCCATCAAGACGTCAGTGTGATCATCTCCGGGGTTGTCTCTAAGCCCTATAATGGTGTCCCGGAGATCCCGAGCCGTCGTCGGCAAGAGCCACTGTTCCCAACTAAATGGCCAAGCACCATGACGCTCCCCCACGGGACGGCGAATGTTATTGAGATTTTCCTTGACAGTTATATCGGGTATATCGGGGTCGTGCTTCAAGGCTTTTTTCCACTGCGTCAGAGCGCGGTTTCTATCACCAGTACGTGCGAGAGCCACAGCCGTTAGATGGAAAAAGAGCGCCCCAACGGGAGAGTCATCAACATCATCGGCTTCAGCCTGGTCCAGCATCTCAACAATGCCCGCGTCATCGGCTAGATAGCTCAGCGCCTCGACCCGTTTAGTCCAAGGGTCCCAGCCATTCCCTGGGCTGGTTTTGAGGCGATCGCCATAGACTTGGGCCGCTTCAGTATCTCCTGAGACGACGAGAAAATGCACTAGGTTAGAGAGGGCATGGATATTGTCAGGCTCAGAGTCCAGGACAGCTTTACTGGTGGCGATCGCCTCCTCAACATTCCCCTCAGACCAGTTCACCAACGCCAGATTATTGCGGGCCGGCACAAACCCAGGATAACGCTGAATCACCTCCAGCTCTGCCTCACGGGCAGCCGGGTAATTCCCCTGCGCCAAATACATTTGCCCGCGTTCATGGAGTAGGGCGGCTTCAAAATCGTCTGAACCGAGTTCTTCTAATATCTCAGGAATTTTCGGGGTGATCGTGCTGAGTATCTCCCGGGCCCGCGCAGCCGATTCATGCTCTGGAGCGATGGTTAAGGCCCGCTCCAACACCTGCGATGCGGCTAGGGGGTACATCTTGACCATGTAGATATTCCCCAAGGCATAGAGGGTATCAGCATCATCCGGTGTCAACTCCACCAGTTTCTCACAGGCGTTCTGGTAGGTGGCTAAGTCCTTCAACTCATAGGCTACCTCGGACAGATAGTCCCAAACCAGCCTATTGTCAGGATATTGCTCGACCAAGAGTTGCAGGACATCATACGCCCCCTGCCAATCCTCTTTAACGGCATAGGCTGCGGCCCGCTGTAACTCAACAGCCAGGCTTTTTTTACCGAAGCCACGGGACTTTTTAACGGTGGCCGCTTTTTTCTTTTTACGCTTTGCCATGTTGAATCCGCCTCCTGAGTACAGCCGGTTGCGATAGGATTGACCTTGATTCACCTTACCGCAAGTCTGGCTAACCCCTGGATGGTTAGGCTTATCGGATTGGTTGAGAACACGGGAGGTTTGCCATCAGGCTAAACGAACAGTCCATCATCCCTCACACACGGATATTGCTGGCTCCATACTTTGCGGCTAATGCCAGAATCTCCTCCCGTTTCTCTTGTAGTTGCTCTTGCGGAGTCATCACGTTCTCCTTACTTTTTTTGTTTGCCGTGACTCCATTTTAAGGCTAGAAAATACAGATGGTAAAGATGTCACAGGCGGCGGAGCTGCAAAATCCCCATGTCATGGCCGAGCCATGACACGAGGCTAAATGAGGCGAGATGACACGAGGCGACGAGGTGAGAACGATGCAAGTTTTGATTAACGCCGGGTTTCTAGGTATTGGCCAATCATGAGTTCTTCCCCATCACGACAAATTACTGTTTGACGGGTGCGGTATTTCTCACCAATAAGTTTCAGTTCTTCCTCAAAACTGGAATTGTTGTACTCGGTTTTTAAGCACATGGTTTCAGGATTGGTGAACCAAAAATCGGCGATGACAGGTTTGGGGGTGGCGAAACCTCGATCGCGATAGAGAATATCTCCGCGAACCCCAAACACGGTTTTTCCCCGACTGGGTTTGCGGCTCACCCCGTCATAATGACTTTCCCAGGTGACACGACTCCCACAGAGAAAGGGAGTGTCACTCTCAAGTTGGTGGCGTTGCGCGAGTTCCTGTAATAACTCCCGCTCGGGTTCGAGAAATTCCACTGTAATTTCACTGGTGACTTCTTGGGTTTCGCCGCTGGTTAGGCTGTAGTAGCGACGTTGGGATGTCCACTCTCCCGCGCAGTTGCGGAAAAACTGCTCGGCGAGAGCTTCAGCGGTTAACGGTTGATGTTGGAGAGATACAGTCATGGAACCTCACAGAACTAGGTGCGGGATAGGATGGAGAGGCGATCGCCCTGGCCAAGTTTGACTTCAGTACACTGGATAGTGTTCCAGGACACTTGTCAAGTAACCTAAACCTATCTTAATGGAAATCAATCAACTGTAACAATTGAGACGGACAACGTCACTCTCGGTCTGAAATTTCAGGACTCGGAATGTCGGAACCTCAACTGGGGTCTAGGCCGTCGAAGCCAGATAAGGGGATGGTGACAGGAGAGCGTTGGAGAGACTGTTTAGTTTGAACGGTTTTAGGAAAATTTAAGTAAAATTTAAGCAAAAGATAGAGAATTTCCCATTTATCCTATGGAACTTAAGACGTTTCAGACTTTTTTTGATTGCTGCGTCGGCAATTGGAGTACCGAACGCACCTACCACTATATGACTCGTCAGGAGGTGGAGCGATCGCACACGGATTTTGTCATCACCCCCCTCTCCGGGGATCTCAAACTGAAAGTGCTGCGGGATAACGCCTATCCCATCCCCGACAACCTCGAGCCCCTTCCCGGCTATCACCTCGAATTTGCGACAGTCTCTGAAAGCGGGGAAGAAGTCGAACAACAACTGAATTTGCTGTTTGTCCCCACCGAAGACCTCGGGGATTATGTGGAAGGGGATTACCTGCGCGATCGCGCCTACGAAGAAGACCGGCCCATTATCTCCCACTTCCGCTTCCACAACAGCACCCGGGAACTGTTAATGACCACCCGCTATGCCAAAGTCATCGCCGTCGATTCCATTACCCTAATTCATCCCGAACTGCGGATTCGCAAAATTCTCAGTTACGAGCGTCCCGACAATAACCAACCCCTAGAAAATGTAGTTCTCGTTGGCTTTGGCGTGGAACAGAAATCGTCCAATTCACAAAAATAAGACAATTAATAATGAACAATTAAGACTAAGCAAATGTTTATGGGGAAACGACTTGAGGATTTAAAACGTCTTATCAAATCCGACTAAAACTCTGGGATTGATTCACAAGTTGCCACTAAGCCACTATTGTAGAAAGGCGAACAACCGTAGCCTGGCGCTGGGGTTAGTTTTCTCTACCAATCTGTAAGTCCCACGGATGAACATTAGCAAATTTT contains these protein-coding regions:
- a CDS encoding phycobiliprotein lyase, with translation MELKTFQTFFDCCVGNWSTERTYHYMTRQEVERSHTDFVITPLSGDLKLKVLRDNAYPIPDNLEPLPGYHLEFATVSESGEEVEQQLNLLFVPTEDLGDYVEGDYLRDRAYEEDRPIISHFRFHNSTRELLMTTRYAKVIAVDSITLIHPELRIRKILSYERPDNNQPLENVVLVGFGVEQKSSNSQK
- a CDS encoding acetolactate synthase large subunit, with protein sequence MNTAELLVKCLENEGVKYVFGLPGEENMQVLEALRGSPIQFVTTRHEQGAAFMADVYGRLTGKAGVCLSTLGPGATNLMTGVADANLDGAPLVAITGQVGTDRMHIESHQYLDLVAMFAPVTKWNSQIVRPSNTPEIVRKAFKRAQQEKPGAVHIDLPENIAEMPVEGEPLKCDRQDKIYASYKSLNDAATAISRANNPLILVGNGAIRDDASDALTEFATRLNIPVANTFMGKGAIPYTHPLALWTVGLQQRDYISCGFDNTDLVIAVGYDLIEYSPKKWNPKGEIPIVHIGTDSAEIDSSYIPLVEVVGNITDSLDEILRRSDRSSKPTPHALSLRDDIRQDYEQHANDNEFPIKPQKLIYDLRQVMGPDDVVISDVGAHKMWIARHYHCERPNTCLISNGFAAMGIAIPGAIAAKLVHPDRKIVAATGDGGFMMNCQELETALRTETPFVTIIFNDGGYGLIEWKQEAQYGRASFIEFGNPDFVKFAESMGLKGYRVTSTEEFMPILKEALAQDVPAVIDCPVDYRENARFSAKSGELSCPM
- a CDS encoding IS200/IS605 family accessory protein TnpB-related protein, whose amino-acid sequence is MATKKPTSIIRTDKWNLNPTARQRVLLSQTVKVYRRVCRHLMGILLTHWPSLGTLSNQKRVLAIEKLIHQTAKNPQPKYRQFDQTFYKFPSYYRRAAIVFAAGQVSSYMTRYREWQSGTRQRRDAKPPGLNPNSGCYPTLYKGQCYKLHGYDRIEIKVFNGTDWVWTTVQITGRRERHTVDSNKLLSPSLIFNEEKRTCHLSVPFECHPPQREGYGNVVSVDLGINTTATVAVVNFDGTVIHREFIHPGRDIDCRDKRLKSVSKRASKTMGKGGRLQKGFCSHTYRKCRNINRQIGQIVSKRIVQIARQFQADAIVFENLKGWKAKGGRKRSNLRQRFHGWLKGMIRELTEMKWQEMGGQVIDVVAAYTSKLAYDGSGVVRRDSKNYALAKFSSGKRYNADLNGALNIAARGILQLTRLHDSEERSSQRSRRSPRSWACLCDLWTSTVSG
- a CDS encoding NAD-dependent succinate-semialdehyde dehydrogenase — encoded protein: MGIASINPATGETLKTFTPLSDAELEQKLERADRAFHQYRHTMMVQRSRWLQNAADILEREAQAFGEIITLEMGKPIAQAVAEVNKCALVCRYYADNAAEFLADRPVPTDASFSYTAYHPLGAILAVMPWNFPLWQVFRFAAPALMAGNVGLLKHASNVPQCALAIESILVEAGFPSGAFQTLLVGADRVPQLLADDRIQAATLTGSEGAGMSLAQEAGKNLKKTVLELGGSDPFIVMGSANLELAVSTAVTARMLNSGQSCIAAKRFILHESIAEEFERRFLAKLEALKFGDPLSPESDLGPLATPGIRDELHQQVQRLLKEGATLRLGGELPEGPGNFYPPTLISDIPSGTLADHEELFGPVALLFRVSSIDEAIALANLVPYGLGASAWTTVAPEQQQFISELEAGAVFINGMVKSDPRLPFGGIKKSGYGRELALEGIQEFVNIKTVVISQ
- a CDS encoding phycobiliprotein lyase, whose protein sequence is MTVSLQHQPLTAEALAEQFFRNCAGEWTSQRRYYSLTSGETQEVTSEITVEFLEPERELLQELAQRHQLESDTPFLCGSRVTWESHYDGVSRKPSRGKTVFGVRGDILYRDRGFATPKPVIADFWFTNPETMCLKTEYNNSSFEEELKLIGEKYRTRQTVICRDGEELMIGQYLETRR
- a CDS encoding tetratricopeptide repeat protein, whose protein sequence is MIPQGFELGGSLTPTCRSARWTECVAIFVQAETLLKEALEIEPDAPDLYNNLAIAYILQGRRAEADRLIDESFERFPDYLFARCAKAKRYIREGDIEAAEALITPVLSRDRFHTSEFNAFADVYLHLLVEQDQLDKARGWLQMWDGIGSDHPGLTYWKKRLAQL
- a CDS encoding tetratricopeptide repeat protein, with translation MAKRKKKKAATVKKSRGFGKKSLAVELQRAAAYAVKEDWQGAYDVLQLLVEQYPDNRLVWDYLSEVAYELKDLATYQNACEKLVELTPDDADTLYALGNIYMVKMYPLAASQVLERALTIAPEHESAARAREILSTITPKIPEILEELGSDDFEAALLHERGQMYLAQGNYPAAREAELEVIQRYPGFVPARNNLALVNWSEGNVEEAIATSKAVLDSEPDNIHALSNLVHFLVVSGDTEAAQVYGDRLKTSPGNGWDPWTKRVEALSYLADDAGIVEMLDQAEADDVDDSPVGALFFHLTAVALARTGDRNRALTQWKKALKHDPDIPDITVKENLNNIRRPVGERHGAWPFSWEQWLLPTTARDLRDTIIGLRDNPGDDHTDVLMGQLFQRHPEFLTKLPRIMERGGPLGQEFGVVMAQQLQTPEVLEIIKDFALGQNGSDSMRNRAASIATRAGLLRKDKVTLWIQGEWRELVVAGYEISPEPATYHPKAVKKLLNRAIPNLRQQTKEAANEAHPTCLGRGGGVSANLRLC